AATACACTTTTTTCCATCTTGTGAAATACATTAGACTGTAAATCGGTGTAAAGCAGTTTCTCCTTTCTACGTCATTTGTCAGTGATAAGTCAATGTATATGGGCTTTGTATACAGTCAATGTATACAGCTTTGCCTAGTAATAAGGACCAAGGCTACTTCCTATTATCTTTCTTCCCTCACTTGGGTGGGCAGTATCTTGTTTTAATCTTATGACATTGGGTTCAGTAGCCTgctgcaacacaacaaataaATGCTGTCACTCATCTCTTTATGAACATATTCATTCTCACTTACCAGCTCCACAAAGGTGTTCTCCAGGGATCTGTATTCTGAAGAGCTCTTGTTGAAGAGGTCATCTGAGAACCTCATGTTGGTGACCCGTAGACTGAAGAACACTACCAGCTCCCTTCCTTTACTGGCCGTGGTCATGGAGGGAGTGGTCAGGTATCTCAGTGGTGGAGACGCTGTGGTCTCGAAGGGGTGCTCCTCGGGAGCCAATGGGTATCCACTGTCATCTGGAAGGTCAATGGCCTCTGTGCTCACCAGGTCCATTTGGTCAAGTTCGTCTGCAAGGTCTTGCAGGCTCTCATCCTCAGGTTCCGAGACATCTATGACCTCTTCATCGATAACAACCACCTCAGGCTCCTCGGCATCCTCCTCCATAGGCTGTAACTCTGAAGCTGACTCTGTTTCATCTACCTCAGGCACAGTGTCAGATTCTGCAGGTGGTGTTGGTGAAGAGTCTGGGATGGGTTCTGCTGTCACTGCTATTTCCACTTCACTGTCCCCTGGCAATGGAGCCAATTCCACTTCACTGTCCCCTGGCAATGGAGCCAATTCCACTTCACTGTCCCCTGGCAATGGAGCCAATTCCACTTCACTGTCCCCTGGCAATGCAGCCTCTTCCACTTCACTGTCCTCTGGTGAATGATCTTTGAAACAGGAGATAATATTTCAGTAAGTCACAAACCATCACAAGTGAGTTTTACCCATACTGTAAATGCCTTCCAACTGTCCAGTACATAATACATTATCCTAATTTATACTGAATGTGCAGATTAATTTCCTACATGGCTGCAGGGATGAAAAGGTTCCAGGCAAGGTGAATAATATTTCTTCACATTTATTTGATAAAAAAATCTATCTGCTTTCTTTGATAAAGTACAGTATCCCTCAGTGGTGTAACCATTGGTAATTGctaagtcccgtgtggctcagttggtagagcatggcgctacAATGCCAGGTTTGTGGGGTGGATTCCCACGGGGAACAATACttaaagtatgaaaatgtatgcactcgctACTGTAAGTGCTCTGGaggagagcatctgctaaattattaAAATATAACAAATGAATTATCAAAATCCTTTTGTTGACCCCGTACGAAATGATTAACACCACATTACAGTTCTTTCATCATCACGCAGCACAGCACTGAGTCCAAATATAGAACATTAATATATCTCCTCGCTGGGCCGGACTCTAATAATTAGCTGTAATGCACCTGCACACCTCTATCAACGAAATGTATTACTTTAAATGTTTAATTGTCTCTGCGTTTTGTCGTCCTTTACAGGGCTAGAACAACTTTAATAACCTGCATTGCTCACCTGATTGGTCCACAGTATCAACAGCTTCGTCAGGGTAGATGTCCTCATATCCGGGGTATTCAGGCAATAGTTCCTCCATGTCCTCCTCAGGTGACTGGTCTTCTATTGGCACAATATTGTCCTCTTCAACAGGATAAGTTTCCTCTCCAAAGAGAGTGTCCTCTACAGAATCCAGAGGCTGGATTATTTTAATTTCTTCTGCTGGTGGTTCAGTAACATCTTCCTCAGGTTCTGGTTCCTCAACTACCTCTTCTTCAGGTTCTGGTACATCAACTACCTCTTCCTCAGGTTCCGGTTCCTCAACTACCCCTTCCTCAGGTTCCGAGACCTCAACTACCCCTTCCTCAGGTTCCGAGACCTCAACTACCCCTTCCTCAGGTTCCGAGACCTCAACTACCCCTTCCTCAGGTTCCGATAGCTCAACTACCCCTTCCTCAGGTTCCGATAGCTCAACTGCCCCTTCCTCAGGTTCCGATAGCTCAACTACCCCTTCCTCAGGTTCCGATAGCTCAACTACCCCTTCCTCAGGTTTCGATAGCTCAACTACCCCTTCCTCAGGTTCCGATAGCTCAACTACCCCTTCCTCAGGTTCTGATAGGTCAACTACCTCTTCCTCAGGTCCCGATAGCTCAACTACCCCTTCCTCAGGTCCCGAGACCTCAACTACCCCTTCCTCAGGTTCCGAGACCTCAACTACCCCTTCCTCAGGTTCCGAGACCTCAACTACCTCTTCCTCAGGTCCCGATAGCTCAACTACCCCTTCCTCAGGTCCCGAGACCTCAACTACCCCTTCCTCAGGTTCCGAGACCTCAACTACCCCTTCCTCAGGTTCCGAGACCTCAACTACCCCTTCCTCAGGTTCCGGGACCTCAACTACCCCTTCCTCAGGTTCCGGGACCTCAACTACCCCTTCCTCAGGTTCCGAGACCTCAACTACCTCTTCCTCAGGTCCCGAGACCTCAACTACCCCTTCCTCAGGTTCCGAGACCTCAACTACCCATTCCTCAGGTTCCGAGACCTCAACTACCCCTTCCTCAGGTTCCGATAGCTCAACTACCTTTTCCTCAGGTCCCGATAGCTCAACTACCTCTTCCTCAGGTTCTGGTTCCTCAACTTCTTCCTCTTCAATCGGAATAAGGTTCTCCTCAACTTCAAGGTCCTCTATTGCTTCAGTAGTAGGCTGATCTGTGATGGCTGAGAGAGTCGTTACAGGTAATCCAGGGTCAGACAGCTCTTCTTCAGTGGCTGTGGTGAGCAGAATCTGAGGGGTTGGAGTAGGCTCTGCCTCCTCCTCAACAACAGCCTTCTCCTCTGATATCAAGTTAGGAGGGAGTTCAGCTGGAGCATCAGTTTCTATACTTTCTATTTCAGGAATGGAAGTAATATCCAAATCCTCAGGGGGTAAGACAGGGTACCCATTAGTAGGGACTAAATTGCCGAAAGGTGGCTCAGGGTATTCCTCTGGAACGCTGGGCTCAGCAGCAGAGTCATCAGCAGGAGGGGTTGGGAAATAGTCTCTCACAAGCTCACCAGTTCCCTCATCAATGGCATGGATGGTTTCAATCATGTGTGTGATAAATGGCACCTCTTCCTCTGGTTCAGCTGTTGCTTCAAACTCATTCTCATCAATGTCTTTGTAGATGTAAGGCACATCACCCCTCTCTGGTGGGGCtttttcttcttctacttcttcttcttcgtcATCTGGAATGTCTGTAGAGTCCAGGAGGGTGACGAGAGCATTTTTCTTTTCCACAGGGCCAAGTGGAACATCCAAACGAGGTTTCTCCCCAGCAATCTCTGGCTCATCTATGGCTATTTCCAGGTCGTTGTGGATTGATGGCGCACTGGACTGTTGAGGGAAAAGACAAAAAAGCATGTTGATGCATATTTCCAAGGTTTGGTATTTCACCTTAGGTAGTCTAGATTAAAATTCCAGTACTTACATATTCAATCACTTCCTCAACAGCTTCCTCAATAGGTGTTGTAGTTAATGGAATCACTTTCACTGTGGAAAGATGTACAAAAATGATGCAAAATCATGTATTTTAGACATATAACATAACTTATTCACAGTGATTTGGTTACCTGGTTCAAAGTTTAATGACTGTAGATCCACTGGCAGAGAGGCCTCTTCACTCAAAGCCTTGGCCACCCTTTCCCGCAGGCTGGGCACAGCTGACACTGGAGTCCCTGTGTCATCCTCTGAAACTTCTGTTGAAATTGCTTCAAAGACCAGGGAATAGTGCACTGTCACTGCTCCAGGTCTGAAAAATAAGGATATATTGTATGAGAGTAGAAGATAGTAGCTCTTGGTGATGTACTGCATTATACAGATCTAGAAAAGCTATAAGGATTTAACTACATAAACTAAAAACACAGCAATCCTCTGTCAGGTTTAAAATTTGGAGAgtcaaaaattgctgattttaaTGACACTatcaaaaatgtattcaatatgCAGCTCTGTCATAGAGAAGCCGGAGGACAAACAGATTAGTTAAATGGGATTTTGATTAGAATAGTAATGATATCATCAATGGTGGATTTCTTTCCATTTTGTTTTgtaaatagtgaagacacagacaaAAGTCGAATTAGTTGTGAATCATTTATCAGATTAGTGGAGCAGGCTTGAGGATGTTATTGCCTGTGACAGCACTGGCCACAATGGGCCCTGCAAATTAGGGAAGGGAGCAACTCGGCAATTATTCTATTCACACAGGAGTTTTATTGCACTGCTTAATTTCCTTCCATCCTAAAATGAAGAAGACAGGAGCATTAACACCCTTTCAGAAAGATTTAAAGAAGCACATGTTAACCTTCAATGAGATACAGAAGGGAAATCAAATGTAGGCCTAGTTTCAGCTGATTTTGGTCCTCATTTCTCAACTGTGTCCCTGGTTGATGTATTGACCCACCATGGCTGCACTTAGAGCTGAGTAATTGCCAAGTTGGTGTTTGTTTAGGTCATGTGATCCCTCTCTCCTTGGGCCCTGTGTTAGATCCAGATTAACACTGAGAGGAGAAGCAGACGGACAGGGACAAGCACACAGAGGGAAACAGCAGCTACCACTCAAGATGGCTCTCATTACAGTAATTCAATTACCCGTCACTCTCCTGGGTCTCGCTAGGATTTGGACAGGGGAAGAAAATAGGCCATTAGTATGTGACATAATGACATGCCATCTACAAGGAAATAGATCATCATTCATTGCTGGTCGTGTGTCATGACATCACAGGGTGTTTGTCTCTTGACACCACAGGcagctggtggcaccttaatagaggaggacgggctcatagtaatgactGGGATAGAATTGTTGATTGGTATCAGAcacatcaaacacgtggtttccatgtgtttgatgccattccgttcactccattccagccattattatgagccatcctcccctcaccagccacctgtgctggtgaggggaggatgtATTATTTTGCATTTGAATGTAAAGATATAACGACCTTCAGTGTTAACACACAGGAAAGGAAAGGTATATATTTTTGGCATGCATGTGGGTCACACTAATGACACGAGTATTCAGTTCTTACTACAGTCAGCATAGCCAAGAGCACAGCCTGTAGCATGACAGAATGGCTTGGATGGCACTCAAATATTTTCTGTTCCTAGAATTTGACTGAATTTCACCTAGGTGGGAATGAGCTAGTTTTGTTTTCAAATGAATCAGTGTCCATGCCAAATCAACACCTTGTTAAGAAGGTCCGATTAAATAAATTGAGTCTCAGAGGAATTTCTCAGTGCAGTGAGAGGCTACGGATTGATCCCTACTGGCAGGGTTCCCAGCTTCCACCTGGCTTTCATCTGTCTCACCTAATCTATTGCCATTTAATTTGCTCACCAAAACGTCAGTATTAAGCACGAAGGCACCAGATGTGATTATTCATGTCTGCCACAGACTTACCTGATTCCCAAAACATTGATGTCTTTAAATCCTGGGAGTTTGTCAAAAACATGGAGCATCTGTGGGAAAATAAGTATGTTTTAAAGCTTACAGAATCACATATGATGGCATTTCACTCCAGTCCATGTAGCAGTCCCATTAATAAGTCAAATAAATGTTACTAGTTAAATAATGTAATCTGATCATATTCCCTAGTACTGTAAATCAGTACAATGTAAATTCATTGATCTCTATCTTTAGTTAATCACATTTAGCACACACTTATGACATAATCATCTCTTATGGAGCTTTGAGAGTCCATTGGGGGAAATCCAATGAAGGACTCCATCTCCAATAAAGCTCAGTACAGTATGTGCGAACTAGCCTCCAGACCACTTGAATCGGATCGTTAAGTGAAATGAATCAGATGTATTTTCTCACAAAGAGTAAAATAGGTTGGCAGAGCTTTGGGCTACGTCCCTATTCTCCACCCTTTTCCAAAAGTGTGCACTTGCACCTTCACTgtcatggatttaaaagcatgggattggtgcaagcattggctggagggaATCTCTACCATTGAGAATGTGCAATTGCATACTTTGGGAGAAGGGTGGAGAATCGGGACTGAGCCTTGGTCTAGTCAGGTTGAGAATCCAGCCCTGACGGTCCAAGTGGAACTCACTAATCTGTTTTATCTGCCTCTGGCTCATGGTCCTGTGGCATTATATAATAATCTTTACCATGAACCCCCTCAGAGGGCCACAACCCATGAGGACAGTACCACATGTAGTAACATGTCACACAACACACCGTGCAGCATCAGGCGTCTGCATCTGACAGTTGATTGTGTTACACTGATACGATCATGCCTTTATTTTCATTGGGAAATGTTGTTTGACTCTCTGTGCCTGCATTAAAAACCAATTAAAAAACACTGAATAAACTGACACTGAATGAACTGTACCTCAATGGAATCAAAACGTATATCCCATTGGTCTTAGGGACTTAAAATCATCAATAACATTTTACTGATGGACATAAAGAGGAGTACAGACTGCACAGCTCCCATAAGTCTCATCTTCTACTGTGCAGTATGTCAGCTAGCCTGGCTGTCAGTCTGTAGGCCATCATGCCAACACAATGTCACAAAAGTTCATGCcatttggcttgacaatgacagcaaTGTAGTTGGCAAAAgcaaaaacagatctgggaccaggctatattaTAATCTCACCTGGTCTTGCAGGTGATGAGAGAGGTCAACATATTGGGGGGAGTCAGGGTCGTCCAGTAGTTCCTTGTAGCCTGGGTCCACGAGGTCAATGCTGAACTCCACTATCTCCTCCCCAGGCTGCTCTGGGACAACATTGGGCAGCTCAGAGTCCTACAAACAGAAGACAACAGGGCCCTATTGATTAGGcacaaaaagaaaagaaaacagaTTGAAACATGGAGGGACAACCTGaaattgtccaataagaaatcaCTGGTTTtcgttttccattgcaaaactgtaactgatgtgaaatggctagttagttaacggtggtgcgcgctaatagcgtttcaatcggtgacgtcactcgctctgagacttgaagtagggtttccccttgcgttgcaagggccgcggcttttgtggcgcgatgggtaatgatgcttcgtgggtgtcagttgttgatgtgtgcaagggtccctggttcgagcccaggttggggcgaagacaGGGACGGAACCTATACTGTTACACTACATTTTGCCCTAATGAATAGGACCCGGCAGTCAGataatgtacaggtaactgacaaaataaaggaaacaccaacagtgTCTTAATAAGGCGTTggaccaccacgagccagaacagcttaaattttattatttattttatttcacctttatttaaccaggtaggctagttaagttctcatttacaactgcgacctggccaagataaagcaaagcagtgcgacacaaacaacagaattacacattgaataaacaaacatacagtcaataacacaatagaaaaaaagtatatttacagtgtgtgcaaatgaggtaagataaaggaggtaaggcaataaataggccagtggtgaaataattacaatttagcaattaaacactggagtgatagatgtgcagaagatgaatgtgcaagtagagatactggggtgcaaaggagcaaaaaaattataataacagtatggggatgaggtagttggatgggctatttacagatgggctatgtacaggtgcagtgatcggtgagctgctctgacagctggtgcttaaagttagtgagggagatatgagtctccagcttcagtgatttttgcaattcattccagtcgttggcagcagagaactggaaggaaaggcggccaaaggaggaattggatttggttggtgaccagtgaaatatacctgctagagcacgtgctacgggtgggtgctgctatggtgaccagtgagctgagataaggcggagctttatagatgacctggagccagtgggtttggcgacgaatatgaagcgagggccagccaacgagagcatacaggtcgcatatggggctttggtgaccaaacggatggcactatgatcgactgcatccaatttgctgagtagagtgttggaggctattttgtaaatgacatcgccgaagccaaggatcggtaggatggtcagttttacgagggtatgtttggcagcatgagtgaaggatgctttgttgcgaaataggaagccgattctagatttaattttggattggagatgcttaatgtgagtctggaaggagagtttacagtctaaccagacacctaggtatttgtagttatccacatattctaagtcagaaccgtccagagtagtgatgcttgacGGGCGGGCAGATGCTggtagcaatcggttgaagagcatgtatttagttttacttgcatttaagaacagttggaggccacggaaggagagttgtatggcggtgaagctcgtctggaggttagttaacacagtgtcctaagaagggccagatgtatacagaatggcatcgtctgtgtagaggtggatcagagaatcaccagcagcaagagcgacatcattgacgtatacagagaagagagtcggcccgagaattgaaccctgttgctcccccatagagactgccacaggtccggacaacaggccctccgatttgacacactgaactctgtctgagaagtagttggtgaaccaggcgaggcagtcatttgagaaaccaaggctgtcaatgcaccttggcatagattctacaagtgtctgtaaCTTTACTgtagggatgcgacaccattattccatgagaaattccataatttggtgtttgatggtggtggaaatgcTGTCTCAGgagccgctccagaatctcccatacgtgtttgggttgagatctggtgactgagccATGGAATATAGTttacatgctcatcaaaccattcactCTTGCCCTGTGAATAggagcattgtcatcctatgggggcatagccatggtagacaaaataatggcctgcccagcatttttatacatgaccctaagcatgatgggatgttaaatgcttaattaactcaagaaccacacctgtgtggaagcacctgctttcaatatactttgtatccataatttactcaagtgtttgcaTGATGTTGGCAGTCACCTGTATTTGATAAGAGGTGTAGTGCTAGACCATATGGCTAAATGCTATCAgcttactgtctctgtctgaaagCAACAAGGAATATTTCTGTCAACTTTCCTTTCAGTCTGCAAGCTGTTAGCGATCTAAACAGCTAGACTAAAATAAATGTTGTTTACCTCCTCCTCCGCAGTTTCTTCTTCAACTGTAACCTCAGGAGCATCAGGGACGCTGGCAATGCTGGTTACAGGAGCAGGTGGTTCTGGTGTTGCAGTCTGGGCCTCCTCTGGACCTTAACGGTTAATTACAAtttcattatactgtatattagtttTCATTCACCATTGATATGTGCATCTTGATTCAATTACTTGACACGTGTTGACACAGCGTCTTGACACGTCTTGACACGTCTTGGTACAGCTACAGCTTGGTACAGTGTCTTGATACATCTTGGTACAGTGTCTTGCCATACCTGTTATATCAGCGACCTCCGGTGCTGCTGTGGTTGTGGCTGCTACCATTCTGCAGGTGAAAGAGGAGAAAATACTCATAAGTAACTATGAAAAATAATATGTAGGGCATGTTTTCAGGTTTGTACCTGATGAGAATATTTGTTATTTTATGTACAACAAAAAGGCCTGCAACAAAAAATgcaagattacattttttttttttattattaaaaaatCGTTCCACATTAGCCCAGCATTGAATGATAAAGCTAATGGTTTCTAAAAAACAGCACTTGAAACacgcacatacagtgcctttggaaagtattcagaacctatgactttttccacattttgttacgttacagccttattctaaaattgattaaataaataaaaaatactcagcaatccacacacaataccccataatgaaaaagtgaaaacaggtttttagaaatgtttgctaatttattaaaaataaaaaacagaaataccttatttatattagtattcagcccctttgctatgagacttgaaataaagctcaggtgcatcctcttccattgatcatccttgagatcttttgacaactttattggagtccacctgtgataaattcaattgattggacatgatttggaaagacacaaacctgtctatgtaaggccccacagttgacagtgcacgtcagagcataAACCAAGGCATGGGGTTgtaggaattgtccatagagctccgagacaggattgtgtcgaggcacagatctggggaagggtaccaaagcatttctgcagcattgaaggtccacaagaacacagtggcctccatcattcttaaatagaagaagtttggaaccaccaagactcttcttagagctggccatccggccaaactgagcaatcgggggagaagggccttggtcagggaggtgaccaagaacctgatggtcactctgacagagctccagagttcctctgtggagatgggacaaccatctctgcagcactccaccaatcaggcctttatggtagggtggccagacagaagccactcagtTAAAGGcgcatgacaacccgcttggactttgccaaaaggcacctaaaggactctcagaccatgtgaaacaagattctctggtccgatgaaaccaagattgaactctttggcctgaatggcaagcatcatgtctggaggaaacctggcaccatccctatggtgaagcatggtggtagcagcatcatgctgtggggatggttttcagcggcagggacagggagactagtcaggatcgaggcaaagataaacggagcaaagtagagagatccttgatgaaaacctgctacagagcgctCAGTCCCTCAGCCTAGGGCGAgatttcaccttccaacaggacaaagaccctaagcacacagccaagataacgcaggagtggctttggcacAAGTCTCTgcatgttcttgagtggcccagccaccgcccggacttgaacttatcgaacatctctggagacatctgaaaatagctgtgctgcaatgctccccatccaaccggacagagcttgagaggatctgcagagaatgggagaaactccccatatacaggtgtgccaagcttgtagcatcatacccaagaagacttgatgctgtaatcactgccaaagttgcttcaaaaagtactgagtaaatggtctgaatatgtaaatgttatatttcagattattcttaataaatttgcaaacattactAAACTtgtttttgtgatgtcattatgggttattgtgtgtagattgatgagggggaaaaacccccaacttaatcaattttagaataaggctgtaaagtaacaatgtggaaaaagtcaaggggattgaatactttccgaaggcactgtatcctcTAATTACTTTACAAGATCAGTACCATGGCAATGCACAAGCTCTCCACCTGTCTAAGATTAGACCGCCTATCAACCAGCAGTATAATATGGAAGAATGCATGTACAGTATACCTAAGATGATTTTATATATTGTAACTACCTGGGGAC
The window above is part of the Salmo salar chromosome ssa15, Ssal_v3.1, whole genome shotgun sequence genome. Proteins encoded here:
- the LOC106571273 gene encoding interphotoreceptor matrix proteoglycan 1, with product MPWKYGFLVLTLFVFTLQATGIKERNNRGSWQRGVIRTETEAINSMHLVELLRTTKQNSNVRTIFELEKHRTKRSAVFHSGVRVCPQETINEVIASHQAYYKLRVCQEAVWEAFRIFFDRIPGPTEYTTWVHTCQHESLCLSDLASNFSNSEEHLSMVYRRMNLGDERQPTGMVAATTTAAPEVADITGPEEAQTATPEPPAPVTSIASVPDAPEVTVEEETAEEEDSELPNVVPEQPGEEIVEFSIDLVDPGYKELLDDPDSPQYVDLSHHLQDQMLHVFDKLPGFKDINVLGISETQESDGPGAVTVHYSLVFEAISTEVSEDDTGTPVSAVPSLRERVAKALSEEASLPVDLQSLNFEPVKVIPLTTTPIEEAVEEVIEYSSAPSIHNDLEIAIDEPEIAGEKPRLDVPLGPVEKKNALVTLLDSTDIPDDEEEEVEEEKAPPERGDVPYIYKDIDENEFEATAEPEEEVPFITHMIETIHAIDEGTGELVRDYFPTPPADDSAAEPSVPEEYPEPPFGNLVPTNGYPVLPPEDLDITSIPEIESIETDAPAELPPNLISEEKAVVEEEAEPTPTPQILLTTATEEELSDPGLPVTTLSAITDQPTTEAIEDLEVEENLIPIEEEEVEEPEPEEEVVELSGPEEKVVELSEPEEGVVEVSEPEEWVVEVSEPEEGVVEVSGPEEEVVEVSEPEEGVVEVPEPEEGVVEVPEPEEGVVEVSEPEEGVVEVSEPEEGVVEVSGPEEGVVELSGPEEEVVEVSEPEEGVVEVSEPEEGVVEVSGPEEGVVELSGPEEEVVDLSEPEEGVVELSEPEEGVVELSKPEEGVVELSEPEEGVVELSEPEEGAVELSEPEEGVVELSEPEEGVVEVSEPEEGVVEVSEPEEGVVEVSEPEEGVVEEPEPEEEVVDVPEPEEEVVEEPEPEEDVTEPPAEEIKIIQPLDSVEDTLFGEETYPVEEDNIVPIEDQSPEEDMEELLPEYPGYEDIYPDEAVDTVDQSDHSPEDSEVEEAALPGDSEVELAPLPGDSEVELAPLPGDSEVELAPLPGDSEVEIAVTAEPIPDSSPTPPAESDTVPEVDETESASELQPMEEDAEEPEVVVIDEEVIDVSEPEDESLQDLADELDQMDLVSTEAIDLPDDSGYPLAPEEHPFETTASPPLRYLTTPSMTTASKGRELVVFFSLRVTNMRFSDDLFNKSSSEYRSLENTFVELLLPYLQSNLTGFKKLEILNFRNGSVVVNSKMKFSKSVPYNMTQAVHCVLEDFCNAAAMRLNIEIDSHSLDIEPADQADPCKFLACNDFSRCVVNRWSREAECLCDPGYITLDGLPCQSICVLQPDYCQNGGQCEIVPGHGATCRYPDKYTSLPGMTS